The following nucleotide sequence is from Streptomyces xiamenensis.
TCGCCGCCTCCGCCGACTTCGCCACCGACAAGCCTGCCGGGCGCCCCTGCGCGCACCTGCGCCAGGACTTCCGCTGCGGCATCCACGACGGCCTGCGTCCGGCCGGGTTCACCGGCTGCACGGTCTACGACTGCTTCGGCGCCGGGCAGCGCGTCTCGCAGCGCACCTTCGCCGGCCGCGACTGGCGTGGTGACGCGGACACCGCCCGCGCCATGTTCGCCGCCTTCCCCGTCGTGCGGCACCTGCACGAACTGCTGTGGTACCTCGCCGAGGCCCTCACCCTGCCGCCCGCCGAACCGCTGCACGCCGACCTGCGCCGCGCCATGGCCGCCACCGACCGGCTCGCGGCCGGCACCCCGGAGGAACTGCGCGCCCTCGACCTCGCCGCCCACCGCGCCGAGGTCAACGCACTGCTGCTGCGCACCAGCGAACTGGTACGGGCCGAGGCCGGCGGCCGGCGCGGGGAGCGGGGTCGTGAGCGGAACCGGGGCCGGGGGCGGGGGCGCACGGGCACCCGCGCCCGCGACCACCGGGGCGCCGACCTCATCGGCGCGCAGCTCAAGGGCGCCGACCTGCGCGGCGCGAACCTGCGCGGGACGCTCCTCATCGCCGCCGATCTGCGCTCGGCAGACCTCACCCGGGCCGACCTGATCGGAGCCGACCTGCGCGATGCCCGCCTGCACGGCGCCGACCTGACCGGGGCGTTCTTCCTCACCCAGGCACAGCTCAACGCCGCGCAGGGGGACGCGGCCACCCGCGTCCCCGACACCCTCACCCGCCCCGCCCACTGGCCGGCCGGCTGACGCCCGCTACCGCATCCGATCCGCCAGCAGGGCCTCGGCGAGCACCACCTGCGCCGGTGCCAGCGCGGCCTCGCCGTCCTCGATGTCCCACAGGGCGTTCTGCAGCACCCGGCCCAGCGTCCAGCCGGCCGCCCGCCGCCGGTCCAGGTCCAGCGCCTCGGTCAGCTGGTCGAAGCGGCGCAGCACCGTCCGCCGTACGTCCCCGGCGGGCACCACCACGGTCTCCCAGGCCGAATCCAGGGCGGGCCACAGATCGAACCCCGGGTCACCGGCCAGGGGTTCGGGGTCGATGGCCAGCCAGGGTTCGCGTGCTCCCGCGAGCACGTTCGCGTAGTGCA
It contains:
- a CDS encoding pentapeptide repeat-containing protein, yielding MAPPYRRWHTAPVPATTPLPLLTADCADCFALCCVALPFAASADFATDKPAGRPCAHLRQDFRCGIHDGLRPAGFTGCTVYDCFGAGQRVSQRTFAGRDWRGDADTARAMFAAFPVVRHLHELLWYLAEALTLPPAEPLHADLRRAMAATDRLAAGTPEELRALDLAAHRAEVNALLLRTSELVRAEAGGRRGERGRERNRGRGRGRTGTRARDHRGADLIGAQLKGADLRGANLRGTLLIAADLRSADLTRADLIGADLRDARLHGADLTGAFFLTQAQLNAAQGDAATRVPDTLTRPAHWPAG